The following are encoded in a window of Chitinophagaceae bacterium genomic DNA:
- a CDS encoding IPT/TIG domain-containing protein — protein sequence MKALQILTNAFFFSVILFWGCSKNPQENTVVQSLGIDRTNIPLPPGASVDSANITSSTSWTLSGASSWLTVTPSSGTGNTKVYFSATANTTTNSRTSSLVLNTSPAGANPVMVTVLQEQPNVVINFFTSHAPGDSLITINGSGFSGLISENIVKINGALATVVTASTTMLTVRVPAKAGSGFIEVKVNTKSATSAIEFIYDWIGVVTVVAGGTAGNADGVGTSAQFWHPAGIEFDASDNLFIADYANNRVRRMTASLVVTTLPGRIPAVPGGPNTDFGLPQDVVADASGNVYVVEFNSSVISKITPAGVVSVFAGDPTTHGYQDGTGTGARFYQPAGIDIDASGNLIVADTKNHRIRKITPGAVVTTIAGSVQSYADGTGPNAYFNTPSGINVDQAGNYLVTDYYNNRIRKVTPAGVVTSYAGNGSHGSADGTLLTANIYQPIAITSDNNGNIYLSDGNGKLRWISPSGRVSTIIPTITFSSIEYCFLPTILTTGYVKSQSSDHYALVCFSLISPPMLVLQKPSKSQLLPLLVFRFGLRRRLVL from the coding sequence ATGAAAGCATTACAAATACTAACTAACGCTTTCTTTTTCAGTGTTATCTTGTTTTGGGGCTGTAGTAAAAATCCACAAGAAAATACTGTTGTTCAGTCCCTCGGAATTGATCGAACCAATATACCCCTCCCCCCAGGAGCCTCGGTTGATTCTGCGAATATTACTTCTAGTACCAGCTGGACATTGAGTGGTGCATCCTCATGGTTAACTGTAACACCATCATCCGGCACAGGCAACACAAAAGTATATTTTTCTGCCACTGCAAATACAACTACTAACTCACGTACTTCATCCCTGGTACTGAATACTTCACCGGCAGGTGCCAATCCTGTTATGGTAACCGTATTGCAGGAGCAACCCAATGTTGTAATTAATTTTTTTACATCGCATGCGCCGGGTGATTCCCTGATAACAATAAATGGTTCAGGATTTTCCGGATTAATTTCCGAAAATATAGTAAAGATCAATGGTGCGCTGGCTACGGTAGTTACTGCTTCAACTACCATGCTTACTGTCAGAGTTCCTGCTAAAGCAGGGTCTGGTTTTATTGAGGTAAAAGTGAATACAAAGTCTGCAACGTCTGCTATTGAGTTTATCTACGATTGGATAGGCGTTGTAACAGTTGTGGCCGGGGGAACAGCCGGTAATGCGGATGGAGTTGGCACTTCAGCCCAATTCTGGCATCCGGCCGGAATTGAGTTTGATGCTTCTGACAATCTGTTTATTGCAGACTATGCCAATAACAGAGTACGCAGGATGACTGCTTCGCTGGTGGTAACAACACTGCCTGGCAGAATTCCTGCAGTGCCCGGGGGCCCCAATACTGATTTTGGTTTACCGCAGGATGTTGTAGCTGATGCTTCAGGAAACGTTTATGTAGTGGAGTTTAATAGTAGTGTGATAAGCAAAATTACTCCTGCAGGGGTAGTATCAGTTTTTGCAGGTGATCCAACAACGCATGGATACCAGGATGGGACAGGAACAGGAGCCAGGTTTTATCAACCTGCAGGAATAGATATTGATGCTTCAGGAAACCTGATTGTTGCCGATACCAAGAATCACCGGATAAGAAAAATTACCCCGGGTGCAGTTGTTACAACCATTGCAGGCAGTGTTCAGTCTTATGCTGATGGTACCGGGCCTAACGCTTATTTCAATACACCTTCTGGTATCAATGTAGACCAGGCAGGAAATTACCTTGTTACCGATTATTATAATAACCGTATAAGAAAAGTTACACCTGCAGGAGTGGTCACTTCTTATGCGGGGAATGGTTCACACGGCAGTGCAGATGGAACCTTGTTAACAGCCAATATTTATCAGCCAATTGCCATTACATCTGATAACAATGGCAATATATACTTAAGTGATGGGAATGGTAAACTTCGCTGGATATCCCCTTCAGGCAGGGTAAGTACAATTATTCCAACTATTACATTCAGTTCAATTGAGTATTGTTTTTTGCCGACTATTTTAACAACAGGATATGTAAAATCACAATCAAGTGATCATTATGCCTTGGTTTGTTTCTCACTAATTTCTCCTCCGATGTTGGTGTTACAGAAACCATCCAAAAGCCAACTCTTGCCGCTGTTGGTGTTTCGCTTTGGTCTCCGCCGCCGTTTGGTCTTATGA
- a CDS encoding cold shock domain-containing protein, translating to MAETWNKKEREKKKKQKKKEKAEKKQEQRENTNKGDNPASMIAYVDEYGNLSDTPPDPRKRISIKAEDIEIGVPRYDPANDAATSRTGIISFFNHDKGFGFIKDQQTQESVFVHINALTESVVENNKVIFEIEMGPRGSNAINVKLVK from the coding sequence ATGGCAGAAACATGGAATAAAAAGGAAAGGGAAAAGAAAAAAAAGCAAAAGAAGAAAGAGAAAGCAGAGAAAAAGCAGGAACAAAGGGAAAATACAAACAAGGGGGATAACCCGGCAAGCATGATCGCTTACGTGGATGAGTACGGCAACCTGTCGGATACGCCTCCCGATCCCCGGAAAAGGATCAGCATCAAAGCAGAAGATATTGAGATCGGCGTACCCAGGTACGATCCGGCCAATGACGCAGCAACCAGCAGGACCGGTATCATTAGTTTTTTCAATCACGATAAAGGTTTTGGTTTTATAAAGGACCAGCAAACACAGGAAAGTGTATTTGTACATATCAATGCGTTAACGGAATCGGTCGTAGAAAATAATAAAGTGATTTTTGAAATTGAAATGGGGCCACGTGGATCCAATGCAATTAATGTGAAACTCGTGAAGTAA
- a CDS encoding Gfo/Idh/MocA family oxidoreductase yields MPKRWSRRDAIRALGLSLGTTAIPFSSFATDENKHPILLPGKKLNLDKPVTAITCGAGARGNVYGNYAVKYPDQLDIVGVAEPIALRNERYTRKHNIKEENRFNTWEDVFKRPKFADAIIITTPDNLHYGPCMKALEMGYDVLLEKPISPSEKECRDILALSKKTGRIVAVCHVLRYAPYFIKLKEIIQSGVLGEVVSIQHLEPIEHIHMSHSYVRGNWHNSRQTTPIILAKSCHDLDILRWMVEKPCTHIQAFGSLQWFTQKNAPAGSTARCTDGCAVEKNCPYSALDIYYRKRGWNYVFDLPEEKEKQADHVLEQLKTTNYGRCVYRMDNDQPDHYTSNILFEGGLTAAFSMEAFTSYDGRRTRVMGSLGDVVGDMTSFTMTDFLTGKKTEWKQESDGHGGGDWRLVADWINAVSQHNPALLTSTIEASIESHIMGFMAEESRKKKKVMEVKL; encoded by the coding sequence ATGCCAAAACGCTGGAGCCGCCGCGATGCCATCCGGGCATTGGGGTTATCGTTGGGAACTACGGCCATTCCTTTCTCTTCTTTTGCCACCGATGAAAATAAGCATCCCATTTTATTACCCGGTAAAAAACTGAACCTGGATAAGCCGGTCACCGCTATCACCTGCGGCGCCGGGGCCCGGGGCAACGTGTATGGTAACTATGCCGTAAAATATCCCGATCAGCTGGACATCGTGGGGGTGGCTGAGCCCATTGCCCTGCGTAATGAACGCTATACCCGGAAACACAACATCAAAGAAGAGAACCGTTTTAATACATGGGAAGATGTTTTTAAAAGACCAAAATTTGCGGATGCCATCATCATAACCACGCCCGATAACCTTCACTACGGTCCCTGCATGAAAGCGCTGGAAATGGGATACGACGTGTTGCTGGAAAAACCCATCTCACCCAGTGAAAAGGAATGCCGGGATATTTTAGCGCTTTCAAAAAAGACCGGCAGGATCGTGGCGGTTTGCCATGTGCTGCGGTATGCACCTTATTTCATTAAACTGAAAGAGATCATCCAGAGCGGTGTACTGGGTGAAGTGGTGAGCATACAGCACCTGGAACCCATTGAACATATCCACATGAGCCATTCGTATGTTCGTGGCAACTGGCATAACAGCAGGCAGACCACACCGATCATATTGGCCAAATCATGCCACGACCTGGATATCTTACGATGGATGGTAGAAAAACCCTGCACCCATATACAGGCATTCGGAAGCCTGCAATGGTTCACACAAAAAAATGCACCGGCGGGAAGTACGGCCCGTTGCACGGATGGCTGTGCGGTGGAAAAGAACTGTCCGTACTCGGCCCTGGATATTTATTACCGCAAAAGAGGCTGGAATTATGTGTTTGACCTGCCGGAAGAAAAAGAAAAGCAGGCGGACCATGTGCTGGAGCAATTAAAGACCACCAACTACGGACGCTGTGTGTACCGTATGGATAACGACCAGCCCGATCACTACACCAGCAATATTTTATTTGAAGGAGGACTTACGGCAGCGTTTTCCATGGAGGCTTTTACCTCGTACGACGGTAGAAGGACCCGGGTGATGGGGAGCCTGGGTGATGTGGTGGGGGATATGACATCGTTCACCATGACCGATTTCCTGACCGGTAAAAAAACAGAATGGAAGCAGGAGAGCGACGGTCATGGCGGCGGCGACTGGCGCCTGGTGGCGGACTGGATCAATGCGGTATCGCAGCACAACCCGGCCTTGCTTACTTCCACCATTGAGGCTTCCATTGAAAGCCATATCATGGGTTTTATGGCCGAGGAAAGCAGGAAGAAAAAGAAGGTAATGGAAGTGAAACTTTGA
- a CDS encoding aminotransferase class V-fold PLP-dependent enzyme: MNKRSFIKNMSLFAAVPAFSNIDKWVKKYEHVVPGQLASDETFWEGIRRGFRLKPDYINLENGYYCFLPQETLEHFISHIREVNYQGSYYMRTKRFDDKRAMAEKLATLAGCTKKELVITRNTTEALDIVIGGTHWEPGDEALMAEQDYGAMLDMFKLAAKRHGIINKVISIPNHPSGDEEIVNLYAAAITGKTKLLMVCHIINITGQILPVKKICDMAHSKGVKVLVDGAHAFAHFRYSIPDLGCDYYGTSLHKWLSVPLGAGFLYVKKENIKDIWPLFGPGADKKEDDIYRLNHTGTHPVHTDLAITNAIDYYFKIGAERKEERLRYLQHYWSDKLRNLPGVVLNTPAEIERSCAIANVGIKGMKPADLAETLLKKYKIYTVAIDYANVHGCRITPNVYTTPGELDQLVKAIRELSGNS; the protein is encoded by the coding sequence ATGAATAAGCGAAGCTTTATTAAGAACATGTCTTTGTTTGCGGCCGTTCCGGCATTCAGTAATATCGACAAATGGGTAAAGAAATATGAACACGTGGTTCCCGGGCAACTGGCATCGGATGAAACATTCTGGGAAGGGATCCGCAGGGGATTCCGCCTGAAGCCAGATTATATTAACCTGGAGAACGGGTATTATTGTTTTCTTCCGCAGGAAACGCTGGAGCATTTCATCAGCCACATACGGGAAGTGAATTACCAGGGATCTTATTACATGCGTACCAAACGCTTTGATGATAAACGGGCCATGGCTGAAAAACTGGCTACCCTGGCGGGTTGTACAAAGAAAGAACTGGTAATAACCCGGAATACCACCGAAGCCCTGGATATTGTGATCGGCGGCACCCATTGGGAACCCGGCGACGAAGCCCTGATGGCCGAACAGGATTATGGAGCCATGCTGGATATGTTCAAACTGGCGGCCAAACGGCATGGGATCATTAATAAGGTCATATCAATACCCAATCATCCTTCCGGCGATGAGGAGATCGTGAATTTATATGCTGCTGCCATAACCGGTAAAACAAAACTGCTGATGGTATGCCACATCATCAATATAACCGGGCAGATATTGCCTGTAAAGAAGATCTGTGATATGGCACACAGCAAAGGCGTAAAAGTGCTGGTGGACGGGGCGCATGCTTTTGCGCATTTCAGGTATTCCATCCCCGACCTGGGTTGCGATTATTATGGCACCAGCCTGCATAAATGGCTGAGCGTGCCGTTGGGCGCCGGATTTTTATATGTGAAGAAGGAAAACATAAAAGATATATGGCCTTTGTTTGGCCCCGGTGCAGATAAGAAGGAGGACGATATCTACCGGCTGAATCATACGGGTACACACCCGGTTCATACCGACCTGGCCATTACCAATGCCATTGATTATTATTTTAAGATCGGGGCAGAAAGAAAAGAAGAACGGCTCCGCTACCTGCAGCATTACTGGTCGGATAAACTAAGGAACCTGCCGGGTGTGGTGCTGAACACCCCTGCGGAAATAGAAAGGAGTTGCGCCATTGCCAATGTGGGCATTAAAGGAATGAAGCCGGCAGACCTTGCAGAGACCTTGCTGAAAAAGTATAAGATTTATACAGTGGCCATTGATTATGCCAATGTACATGGCTGCCGCATCACGCCAAATGTTTACACTACACCAGGGGAACTGGATCAATTGGTAAAGGCGATCAGGGAATTGTCGGGTAATTCCTAA
- a CDS encoding OmpA family protein, with the protein MSKLSYYKTIVKKIFLLSLIFSQTVDGKAQGRFGIIAGGGRSSISKIPGSIEDSKRYSPRTFFSGGFTAGFPIGENGFSISAEAIYNKKGYDYGLQNSVGANNTLKDSGFIQDLNYVDVNLLLLKKFSLDENAGLFIGAGPVMSVFISGKEETTMSYFGNSLPSTKTTKTKLQTGTSAGDYKRIFPGISLLAGFEYKRISLRVNYNIPLDYYYLDARKKLQHSMKTFGVSVGYALFTGKQPEREKKEKKVKEVKEKKERTVKPEPVKIDSLADTDGDGITDVNDKCPGHKGSAKYGGCPVPDSDGDGVNDDADKCPLVEGPVTNYGCPEFKEPEVPVSKDTMRFTIYFEQAKSELKTNGFNTLSEVVKLMKANPRLMAQFNGHTDTHGSVEANSIRAFSRASVCADYVASFFIERTRLIVAAYSNKAPAADLRDPSVQWKNRRVEVILYEK; encoded by the coding sequence ATGTCCAAACTATCTTATTACAAAACGATAGTAAAAAAGATCTTTTTACTATCCCTTATATTTTCCCAGACCGTTGATGGTAAAGCCCAGGGGCGGTTTGGCATAATAGCCGGAGGCGGCAGGTCATCGATCAGTAAGATCCCGGGTTCGATAGAAGATTCAAAACGGTATTCACCCCGGACCTTTTTTTCGGGTGGCTTTACCGCCGGCTTTCCGATCGGGGAAAATGGATTCAGCATTTCTGCAGAGGCCATCTACAATAAAAAGGGGTACGACTATGGTTTACAAAATTCGGTGGGCGCCAACAATACCCTTAAAGATTCAGGTTTTATTCAGGACCTGAATTACGTTGACGTTAACCTGCTCCTGCTCAAGAAATTTTCACTGGATGAGAATGCCGGTTTATTTATCGGCGCCGGGCCGGTGATGAGTGTTTTCATCTCCGGAAAAGAAGAGACCACGATGAGTTATTTTGGCAATAGTCTGCCTTCAACCAAAACAACAAAAACAAAATTGCAGACCGGCACTTCGGCCGGTGACTACAAAAGGATCTTTCCCGGCATCAGCCTGCTGGCGGGATTTGAGTACAAACGGATTTCCCTGCGGGTGAATTACAATATTCCCCTGGATTATTATTACCTGGATGCAAGGAAAAAATTACAGCACAGCATGAAGACATTTGGTGTGAGTGTGGGATATGCCCTGTTTACCGGTAAGCAGCCGGAAAGAGAGAAGAAAGAAAAGAAAGTGAAGGAAGTAAAAGAAAAGAAAGAAAGAACGGTAAAGCCCGAGCCGGTAAAAATAGATTCGTTGGCCGATACCGACGGCGACGGAATAACAGATGTGAACGATAAATGTCCCGGCCATAAAGGATCTGCCAAATACGGCGGCTGCCCGGTACCGGACAGCGACGGTGATGGCGTGAATGACGATGCAGATAAATGTCCGTTGGTGGAGGGCCCGGTTACCAATTACGGCTGTCCCGAATTCAAAGAACCCGAGGTTCCTGTTTCGAAAGACACCATGCGCTTTACCATTTATTTTGAGCAGGCGAAATCAGAGCTGAAAACGAATGGCTTTAATACGTTATCGGAGGTAGTAAAACTGATGAAAGCGAACCCCAGGTTAATGGCACAGTTCAACGGGCATACCGATACGCATGGCAGCGTGGAAGCCAACAGCATACGGGCATTCAGCCGGGCATCGGTATGTGCCGATTATGTGGCCAGTTTCTTTATCGAACGGACCCGGTTGATAGTAGCCGCCTATTCGAACAAGGCCCCGGCCGCCGACCTGAGAGATCCTTCGGTACAGTGGAAGAACAGGCGGGTGGAAGTTATATTGTATGAAAAGTGA
- the ftcD gene encoding glutamate formimidoyltransferase yields MQLIECVPNFSEGNDLNIIKQVTNEIESVEGVRLLNVDPGKATNRTVVTMVGQPAAVIEAAYRAIKKAGELIDMSKHKGEHPRMGATDVCPLIPIANISMEETAKFAQQLAKRVGEELNIPVYLYEAAQPNKERNNLSVIRAGEYEGFFKKIKQPEWKPDFGPAEFDPARGGTVIGARDFLVAYNINLNTTSTRRANAIAFDVREAGRNIEVDGKKINQPGTLKSVKAIGWYIEEYGVAQISMNLTNINITPVHLAFDEVCSKATTRGIRVTGSELVGLIPLKAMLDAGKYFLQKQKRSTGVSEKELIKIAIKSMGLDELGPFKPEERIIEYMLNDKKSNRLVSMTLTDFANETASESPAPGGGSISAYVGALGISLGTMVANLSSHKKGWDDRWKEFSDWAEKGEYYKNELVKLVDADTAAFNKIMQAFALPKATPEEKAARKQAIQEATKYAIEIPFRVMQTAYESMEVIKAMVIEGNPNSVTDAGVGALCARSAVIGAYMNVRINATGYDDKAFVTDIIAKGKEIESRAIALEAEIIKLVNEKIGI; encoded by the coding sequence ATGCAGCTAATAGAGTGTGTCCCCAATTTCTCCGAAGGAAATGACCTCAACATCATCAAACAGGTAACCAACGAAATTGAATCGGTTGAAGGTGTACGCTTACTGAATGTTGACCCCGGTAAAGCCACCAACCGCACCGTTGTTACCATGGTAGGCCAGCCCGCTGCTGTTATTGAAGCCGCTTACCGTGCCATCAAAAAAGCAGGGGAGCTCATCGATATGAGCAAGCACAAGGGCGAGCATCCCCGCATGGGGGCTACGGATGTTTGTCCGCTGATACCCATTGCCAACATCAGCATGGAAGAAACGGCGAAGTTTGCACAGCAGCTTGCCAAAAGGGTGGGAGAAGAGCTGAACATTCCTGTTTATTTATACGAAGCCGCACAGCCCAACAAGGAACGCAACAACTTATCGGTGATACGTGCCGGCGAATACGAAGGCTTTTTCAAAAAAATAAAACAGCCGGAGTGGAAACCCGATTTTGGTCCAGCGGAGTTTGATCCCGCCAGAGGCGGGACGGTCATCGGCGCCCGGGATTTTCTGGTAGCGTATAATATCAACCTCAATACAACTTCCACCCGCCGGGCAAATGCCATTGCCTTTGACGTACGGGAAGCCGGACGGAATATTGAAGTGGATGGAAAGAAAATAAACCAGCCAGGAACCTTGAAATCAGTAAAAGCGATCGGCTGGTATATTGAAGAATATGGCGTGGCGCAGATCTCCATGAACCTCACCAATATCAACATCACGCCCGTGCATCTGGCGTTTGATGAAGTATGCAGCAAGGCAACTACCAGGGGCATCCGGGTCACGGGCAGCGAACTGGTGGGACTCATCCCTTTAAAGGCCATGCTGGATGCCGGTAAATATTTTTTGCAGAAACAGAAACGCAGCACCGGTGTGAGTGAAAAGGAACTGATAAAGATCGCCATCAAAAGTATGGGACTGGATGAGCTGGGGCCTTTTAAGCCCGAAGAAAGAATCATTGAATATATGCTCAACGATAAAAAAAGTAACCGCCTGGTAAGCATGACGCTTACCGATTTTGCCAACGAAACAGCGAGTGAAAGCCCGGCTCCGGGTGGTGGATCCATCTCTGCTTACGTGGGTGCATTGGGTATTTCCCTGGGTACCATGGTAGCCAATTTAAGCAGCCACAAGAAGGGATGGGATGATCGCTGGAAGGAATTCAGTGACTGGGCCGAAAAAGGGGAGTACTATAAGAATGAACTGGTGAAACTGGTGGATGCCGATACCGCCGCCTTCAATAAGATCATGCAGGCCTTTGCTTTACCAAAAGCAACCCCCGAAGAAAAAGCCGCCCGCAAACAGGCCATACAGGAGGCCACGAAGTATGCCATTGAGATACCTTTTAGAGTGATGCAAACAGCTTACGAGAGCATGGAAGTCATTAAGGCAATGGTCATTGAGGGCAATCCCAATTCTGTTACAGATGCCGGTGTGGGCGCCCTTTGTGCCCGAAGCGCTGTAATAGGCGCTTATATGAACGTGCGTATTAATGCTACTGGGTATGATGATAAGGCTTTTGTAACTGATATCATTGCCAAAGGAAAGGAGATTGAGAGCAGGGCGATTGCGCTGGAGGCGGAGATCATTAAACTGGTGAATGAGAAGATCGGGATCTAG
- a CDS encoding CHRD domain-containing protein, whose product MKRFTAFSFFLLFSIAAHSQVIYLKAELDGSQEVPSNASTANGIAIVIYDPSTRLLKLIGDYQNLSAIATASHIHSPAAPGSNAPVLITLTNTGGISGTISGSGTLTVAQETDLLGGNMYVNVLSSIFPGGEIRGQLTTTTTGQTDHLTARIQGAQEVPPTASVAIGNATLLIDKTTGMVYLTGSFSGLISNISSAHIYAAAPNETGPVIIPLVFTSGTSGTIHVASAITPGNQAQMLAGNTYVNIHSSAYPGGEIRGQLIAESQLVYLKAILQGSQEVPPNASLAKGTVIVKYNKTLKSLELKGDYQNLSSPITGSHIHSPAPPGTNAGVLFTLSNTGSTLGTLSTNVTLTTGQEADLLAGLMYVNVHSATFPAGEIRGQLTSTSANQTYYLAGKFSGSQESPPNSSRAAGSVIALLDRSSREVFLTGNFSGFATSPTASHIHRGSAGENGPVVLSLSMVTGVTAGVISGNGVVSASVADSMILGFTYTNIHSTTFPSGEIRAQFGNQVLPVKLAYFSGYKQNNEVILIWESEQELNLRHYEIEQQSIETGGWISKGIVAAKKINTTAKYSFADIPLVSNTAFVLYRLKMVDMDGQQSYSNTIRLNFIKSSPALAISTNPVFNDMLQFVITGLPTNKKAIVSIIDYSGKVVMKTTASTLMINVISIGNLAAGMYSLVVHIDGIVLQKGFIK is encoded by the coding sequence ATGAAACGATTTACTGCCTTCTCCTTCTTCCTATTATTTTCAATAGCGGCACACTCACAGGTAATCTATTTAAAAGCTGAACTGGATGGCAGCCAGGAAGTGCCATCAAATGCTTCTACCGCAAACGGCATAGCCATTGTCATTTACGACCCGTCAACCCGCTTGCTTAAATTAATTGGCGATTACCAGAACCTTTCGGCCATTGCAACAGCTTCGCACATTCACTCTCCGGCAGCTCCGGGTTCAAATGCCCCGGTACTCATTACACTGACGAACACCGGTGGTATCAGCGGCACGATATCCGGTTCAGGAACTTTGACTGTAGCACAGGAAACCGATCTGTTGGGTGGTAATATGTATGTGAATGTACTAAGCAGTATTTTCCCGGGTGGTGAAATAAGGGGGCAGCTTACCACTACTACCACTGGCCAAACAGATCATTTAACAGCCAGGATACAAGGTGCCCAGGAAGTGCCACCGACTGCATCCGTGGCCATAGGAAACGCAACCCTGCTGATAGACAAAACAACCGGCATGGTTTATTTAACCGGTAGTTTTAGCGGGCTAATTTCCAATATATCTTCTGCTCATATTTATGCAGCGGCTCCCAATGAAACCGGCCCAGTTATCATTCCGTTAGTTTTTACATCCGGCACAAGTGGAACGATTCATGTTGCATCTGCGATAACACCCGGAAATCAAGCGCAGATGCTGGCTGGTAACACATATGTAAATATTCACAGTTCTGCCTACCCGGGTGGTGAAATCAGGGGACAATTGATTGCTGAATCACAACTGGTTTACCTGAAAGCTATTTTACAGGGTAGTCAGGAGGTACCTCCCAATGCTTCTTTAGCAAAAGGCACGGTGATAGTGAAGTATAATAAAACTTTAAAATCGCTGGAGTTAAAAGGCGATTATCAAAACTTATCAAGCCCTATTACAGGTTCCCATATTCATTCGCCTGCTCCTCCAGGTACAAATGCAGGCGTGTTATTTACTTTGTCCAATACGGGCAGCACTTTAGGTACTCTGAGTACCAATGTAACTTTAACGACCGGGCAGGAAGCAGATCTTTTAGCGGGCTTGATGTATGTAAATGTACACAGCGCTACATTTCCTGCTGGTGAAATAAGGGGCCAGCTTACCAGTACATCGGCGAACCAGACTTATTATTTAGCCGGTAAGTTTTCAGGTTCACAGGAGAGTCCTCCAAACTCTTCTAGAGCAGCGGGTAGTGTAATCGCCCTGCTGGACAGGTCCTCGCGAGAGGTATTCCTTACAGGGAATTTTAGCGGCTTTGCAACATCGCCCACCGCATCACATATTCACCGAGGCTCAGCCGGAGAAAATGGACCGGTGGTACTTAGCCTGTCGATGGTGACCGGGGTCACAGCCGGCGTTATTTCAGGGAATGGGGTGGTGTCGGCTTCTGTTGCTGATTCAATGATACTTGGATTTACTTATACAAATATCCACAGTACAACTTTCCCGAGTGGTGAAATAAGGGCACAGTTTGGCAACCAGGTATTGCCTGTAAAACTGGCATACTTCAGTGGTTACAAACAGAACAATGAGGTGATCCTGATATGGGAAAGTGAACAGGAATTAAACCTTCGGCATTATGAAATTGAACAGCAAAGTATTGAAACCGGCGGGTGGATCAGTAAGGGAATCGTTGCAGCCAAAAAGATAAATACGACTGCCAAATATAGTTTTGCAGATATTCCCTTGGTGAGTAATACTGCTTTTGTTCTTTACCGGCTCAAAATGGTGGATATGGATGGTCAGCAATCTTACTCCAATACAATCCGGTTAAATTTTATAAAATCCTCCCCGGCCTTAGCAATTTCTACCAACCCGGTATTCAATGATATGCTTCAATTTGTAATAACCGGATTACCAACGAATAAAAAAGCGATTGTATCAATTATTGATTACAGTGGTAAGGTGGTTATGAAAACCACGGCATCTACCTTAATGATAAATGTTATCAGTATTGGTAATTTAGCCGCTGGAATGTACAGCCTCGTAGTGCATATTGATGGAATTGTTTTACAAAAGGGCTTTATTAAATAG